The Akkermansiaceae bacterium genome has a window encoding:
- a CDS encoding MFS transporter yields MSTAHLLTRLTQIRQHELKAALVSFLFIFLLMASYMIMKPVRDALPSDWGDVSLARQWTYTFIVSTIAVAIYNLLASRVRLRVLVPGVFVFFSLSFLSIFAAYKSGVSVSMLGKVFYVWTSVFSLFHISVFWSFISHHHSKSESKRIFGFINTGASAGAIVGPLLVIWLAHSMNEENILLVTAFVLMLTLPLIAWLNRYFQKKEGSDTATPTLSNNPFSGFQEFITHRGLIGIALFIFLFTGISAFLYFTQKNLLVEFSRGDRSELLGGVELATNILTILIGVFATNRIARHFGMATTLSVVPFVVGGLLLLLSMNPAVLLVLVLQVVRRAGNYAITRPGREILFTAVDREARFKTKPIIDVAVYRGGDVFWIWVLALLGDGWLNLGVPSILCIAAAVAGLWGAVGVYLGKRHDHMESLTEEDTHTV; encoded by the coding sequence ATGAGTACCGCACACCTACTTACCCGACTCACGCAAATCAGGCAGCATGAACTGAAGGCGGCGCTCGTTTCCTTTCTGTTTATTTTCCTGCTGATGGCATCATACATGATCATGAAGCCAGTCAGGGACGCGCTTCCCAGTGACTGGGGGGATGTAAGTCTGGCCCGGCAATGGACCTACACCTTTATTGTATCAACGATTGCGGTTGCGATCTATAACCTGTTAGCCTCCAGGGTTCGGTTGCGTGTCTTGGTGCCAGGTGTGTTTGTCTTCTTTTCACTGAGCTTCCTGTCAATATTTGCAGCCTATAAGAGCGGGGTGTCGGTGTCGATGTTAGGAAAAGTGTTTTACGTCTGGACCAGTGTCTTTAGTTTGTTTCATATCTCGGTTTTCTGGAGTTTCATTTCCCATCATCATAGCAAATCGGAGAGTAAGCGAATCTTCGGTTTTATTAATACCGGGGCGAGTGCTGGAGCCATTGTCGGCCCGTTGTTGGTGATCTGGTTGGCTCACAGCATGAATGAGGAAAACATCCTGCTGGTTACTGCGTTTGTACTGATGTTGACCCTGCCTCTCATCGCATGGCTCAACCGCTACTTTCAGAAAAAAGAGGGTTCGGATACGGCAACGCCGACACTTAGCAACAATCCCTTTTCAGGCTTCCAGGAATTCATCACCCATCGAGGCCTCATTGGTATTGCTTTGTTTATCTTCCTGTTTACTGGTATCAGTGCCTTTCTGTATTTTACCCAGAAAAATCTGTTGGTTGAGTTCAGTCGGGGGGATCGCAGTGAGTTACTCGGTGGTGTGGAGTTGGCGACCAATATTCTAACCATTCTGATCGGGGTATTCGCAACCAACCGGATTGCGCGGCATTTTGGGATGGCGACAACGCTATCCGTGGTGCCCTTTGTTGTCGGGGGCTTGCTGTTGCTTTTGAGTATGAATCCTGCGGTCTTGCTGGTGTTGGTCCTGCAGGTTGTCCGACGCGCAGGTAATTATGCAATCACCCGCCCGGGGCGTGAGATCCTGTTTACGGCGGTCGACCGTGAAGCACGCTTCAAGACAAAACCCATTATCGATGTCGCCGTTTATCGAGGTGGGGATGTGTTCTGGATTTGGGTGCTGGCACTTCTCGGTGACGGTTGGCTGAACCTGGGAGTGCCATCCATACTTTGTATCGCCGCGGCTGTTGCCGGGTTATGGGGCGCGGTGGGTGTTTATCTGGGAAAAAGACATGACCACATGGAGTCCTTGACGGAAGAGGACACTCACACCGTGTAA